A stretch of Vibrio maritimus DNA encodes these proteins:
- a CDS encoding acetate kinase translates to MSKLVLVLNCGSSSLKFAIVDAENGDEHLTGLAECLHLPEARIKWKLDGKHEAQLGDGAAHEEALAFMVETILASKPELKANLGAIGHRIVHGGEQFTSSALITDDVLKGIEDSATFAPLHNPAHIIGIEAAKHNFPELKNVAVFDTAFHQTMPQESYLYALPYNLYKEHGIRRYGMHGTSHLFIAREAAELLGKPANELNIINCHLGNGASVCAIKNGESVDTSMGLTPLEGLVMGTRCGDIDPAIIFHLHDALGYSVEQINNMLTKESGLLGLTEVTSDCRFVEDNYGEKEEATRAMDVFCHRLAKYVAGYTASLDGRLDAIVFTGGIGENSAPIREMVLNRLGVFGIEVDGEANLKARFGGEGTITAASSRIPAMVISTNEELVIAEDTARLAGL, encoded by the coding sequence ATGTCTAAGCTGGTTTTAGTTTTAAACTGCGGCAGTTCTTCTCTTAAGTTCGCCATCGTTGATGCAGAAAACGGTGATGAGCACCTAACAGGTCTTGCAGAATGTCTTCACCTTCCAGAAGCTCGTATCAAGTGGAAACTTGACGGTAAACACGAAGCTCAACTAGGTGATGGCGCTGCTCACGAAGAAGCACTAGCGTTCATGGTAGAAACTATCCTTGCTTCTAAGCCTGAGCTAAAAGCAAACCTAGGCGCTATCGGTCACCGTATCGTTCACGGTGGCGAGCAATTCACATCTTCTGCACTAATCACAGACGATGTACTTAAAGGTATCGAAGACTCTGCAACATTTGCTCCTCTTCACAACCCTGCTCACATCATCGGTATCGAAGCGGCGAAGCACAACTTCCCTGAGCTTAAGAACGTAGCGGTATTTGACACTGCGTTCCACCAAACTATGCCTCAAGAGTCTTACCTATACGCTCTACCGTACAACCTGTACAAAGAGCACGGCATCCGTCGCTACGGCATGCACGGTACTTCTCACCTATTCATCGCACGTGAAGCAGCTGAGCTACTTGGTAAGCCAGCTAACGAACTGAACATCATCAACTGCCACCTAGGCAACGGTGCTTCTGTTTGTGCTATCAAAAACGGTGAATCTGTAGACACTTCTATGGGTCTAACTCCGCTTGAAGGTCTTGTAATGGGTACTCGTTGTGGTGACATCGACCCTGCTATCATCTTCCACCTACACGACGCTCTTGGCTACTCTGTTGAGCAAATCAACAACATGCTAACGAAAGAGTCTGGCCTTCTAGGTCTAACTGAAGTGACTTCTGACTGTCGTTTCGTTGAAGACAACTACGGTGAGAAAGAAGAAGCAACACGTGCAATGGACGTGTTCTGCCACCGCCTAGCTAAATACGTAGCTGGCTACACTGCATCTCTTGACGGTCGTCTAGATGCTATCGTGTTCACTGGTGGTATCGGTGAAAACTCTGCACCAATCCGCGAGATGGTTCTAAATCGTCTAGGCGTATTCGGCATCGAAGTTGACGGTGAAGCTAACCTTAAAGCTCGTTTCGGCGGCGAAGGTACTATCACTGCAGCAAGCAGCCGCATCCCAGCAATGGTTATCTCTACTAACGAAGAGCTAGTCATCGCTGAAGACACTGCACGTCTAGCAGGTCTTTAA
- the pta gene encoding phosphate acetyltransferase, with product MSRTIMLVPTSAGVGLTSVSMGVLRAMERKGVNVSFYKPVAQPRHGGDQPDLTSSIVGNSSDMKVGQPLPMSEAETLIGNEKLDVLLETIVERYNQINKDADVTLIEGLVPTRKHPFANAINEEIAKTLGAEIVFVATPGTDNPSQLKERIEVACSNYGGTKNKKISGVIINKLNAPVDEAGRTRPDLSEIFDDADTAQQANLEVMQIFNTSPIRVLGCVPWKIDLIATRAVDMAEHLNAEIINEGDIAKRRIKSITFCARSLPNMIEHFKPGSLLVTSADRPDVIVAAALAAMNGVEIGAILLTGGYDVPAEITDLIKPALDTGLPIFKAQGNTWQTSLNLQSFSLEVPADDKERIEFVNEHVAGHIDGPWIDSLLEGTVGGRKLSPPAFRYQLTELARKAGKRIVLPEGDEPRTVKAAAICAERGIAECVLLGNPEEIKRVAAQQGVELGAGVTIIDSDAVRENYVARLVELRGAKGMTEVVAREKLQDSVYLGTMMLEANEVDGLVSGAVHTTANTIVPPFQIIKTAPGTSIVSSIFFMLLPDQVLVYGDCAINPDPTAEQLAEIAIQSADSAAAFGIEPRVAMISYSTGESGKGADVDKVREATKLAQEKRPDLIIDGPLQYDAAIMENVAASKAPNSPVAGKATVFVFPDLNTGNTTYKAVQRSADLVSIGPMLQGMRKPVNDLSRGALVDDIVYTVALTAIQSGQEQN from the coding sequence ATGTCCCGTACTATTATGCTTGTACCTACTAGCGCTGGTGTCGGTCTTACTAGTGTTAGCATGGGTGTCCTGCGTGCAATGGAGCGTAAGGGTGTAAACGTATCGTTTTACAAACCTGTTGCTCAGCCTCGCCATGGTGGCGACCAGCCAGATCTAACTTCTTCTATCGTCGGTAACAGCAGCGACATGAAAGTGGGTCAACCACTTCCAATGTCAGAAGCAGAAACCCTGATTGGTAACGAGAAGCTAGACGTGCTTCTAGAAACGATCGTTGAGCGTTACAACCAAATCAACAAAGATGCGGACGTGACACTTATCGAAGGTCTTGTACCAACTCGCAAGCACCCGTTTGCAAATGCAATCAACGAAGAGATCGCTAAGACACTTGGCGCTGAAATCGTATTCGTTGCAACGCCAGGTACAGACAACCCGAGCCAGCTTAAAGAGCGTATCGAAGTTGCATGTTCTAACTACGGCGGCACTAAGAACAAAAAGATCTCTGGCGTTATCATCAACAAACTGAATGCCCCAGTTGATGAAGCAGGTCGTACTCGTCCAGATCTTTCTGAAATCTTTGACGATGCAGACACAGCTCAGCAAGCTAACCTTGAAGTCATGCAGATCTTCAACACTAGCCCAATTCGTGTTCTAGGCTGCGTGCCTTGGAAGATCGACTTGATTGCGACTCGTGCTGTCGACATGGCAGAGCACCTAAACGCTGAAATCATCAACGAAGGTGACATCGCTAAACGTCGCATCAAGAGCATCACGTTCTGTGCACGTTCACTGCCTAACATGATCGAGCACTTCAAGCCTGGCTCTCTACTAGTAACTTCAGCGGATCGTCCAGACGTTATCGTTGCAGCAGCACTAGCAGCGATGAACGGTGTTGAAATCGGCGCGATCCTACTAACAGGTGGCTACGACGTACCAGCAGAGATCACTGACCTAATCAAGCCTGCGCTAGACACAGGTCTACCAATCTTCAAGGCACAAGGTAACACTTGGCAAACGTCTCTAAACCTACAGAGCTTCAGCCTTGAAGTTCCTGCAGACGATAAAGAGCGTATCGAGTTCGTTAACGAGCACGTTGCTGGTCACATCGACGGTCCTTGGATTGACTCTCTACTTGAAGGCACTGTTGGCGGTCGTAAGCTTAGCCCACCAGCATTCCGTTACCAGCTAACTGAGCTTGCTCGCAAAGCTGGCAAGCGTATCGTTCTTCCTGAAGGTGACGAGCCACGTACAGTTAAAGCTGCAGCTATCTGTGCTGAGCGCGGTATCGCGGAATGTGTGCTTCTTGGTAACCCTGAAGAAATCAAACGTGTTGCTGCTCAGCAAGGCGTTGAACTAGGTGCTGGCGTTACTATCATCGATTCTGATGCAGTACGTGAAAACTACGTTGCTCGCTTGGTTGAGCTACGTGGCGCGAAAGGTATGACTGAGGTTGTTGCTCGTGAGAAGCTACAAGATTCTGTATACCTAGGCACTATGATGCTTGAAGCGAACGAAGTTGACGGTCTAGTATCAGGCGCTGTTCACACAACAGCGAACACTATCGTTCCTCCGTTCCAAATCATCAAGACTGCTCCAGGTACATCTATCGTATCGTCAATCTTCTTCATGCTTCTGCCTGATCAAGTATTGGTATACGGTGACTGTGCGATCAACCCAGACCCAACGGCTGAGCAACTTGCTGAAATCGCTATCCAGTCTGCAGATTCTGCAGCAGCGTTTGGTATTGAACCACGCGTTGCAATGATCTCTTACTCTACTGGTGAGTCTGGTAAGGGTGCTGACGTAGATAAAGTACGTGAAGCAACGAAACTGGCTCAAGAGAAACGTCCTGATCTTATCATTGACGGTCCTCTACAGTACGATGCGGCAATCATGGAGAACGTAGCGGCTTCTAAAGCACCTAACTCTCCAGTTGCAGGTAAAGCGACAGTATTTGTATTCCCAGACCTAAACACTGGTAACACAACATACAAAGCGGTACAGCGTTCAGCAGACCTAGTCTCTATCGGTCCAATGCTGCAAGGTATGCGCAAGCCAGTTAACGACCTGTCACGTGGCGCACTAGTAGACGACATCGTTTACACAGTTGCATTGACTGCGATTCAATCTGGTCAAGAGCAAAACTAA